One Oncorhynchus keta strain PuntledgeMale-10-30-2019 chromosome 11, Oket_V2, whole genome shotgun sequence DNA window includes the following coding sequences:
- the tmigd1 gene encoding transmembrane and immunoglobulin domain-containing protein 1 has protein sequence MMMSVKASVFLLVLYFTTQISGLKVKSDPEVSGGFVHTELEKTVSLTCLSEPQEAELVWLRNGQLISIAEGNTWGSSRLCVTPVTHDDHAAIFTCQMKNNASVNASVQLEVTYAPLHSGKEEVSVEQTRELELSCDVFANPPVLVSWQQHGDPIDLSEGGFLLTNDGFTSRLKVGRVDRAVHQGPYSCVTSSPIYPNRTKSFEVTVTDKTLQFQTDLIFPMIAGLVVIGCTTLLAIISRWSWITQCCK, from the exons ATGATGATGTCAGTGAAAGCCAGTGTGTTCTTGCTGGTGCTCTACTTTACCACACAGATTTCAG gatTGAAGGTGAAGTCAGATCCAGAAGTCAGTGGAGGGTTTGTCCATACAGAGCTGGAGAAGACAGTgtctctgacctgtctgtctgagccCCAGGAGGCAGAGCTGGTGTGGCTGAGGAACGGTCAGCTGATCAGCATTGCAGAGGGCAACACCTGGGGCAGCAGCAGGCTCTGTGTCACGCCTGTAACCCACGACGACCACGCCGCCATCTTTACCTGCCAGATGAAGAACAATGCCAGCGTCAACGCCTCAGTCCAGCTGGAGGTCAcct ACGCCCCGTTGCACTCTGGGAAGGAGGAGGTGTCGGTGGAGCAGACGAGGGAGCTGGAATTGTCATGTGACGTCTTTGCCAACCCCCCCGTCTTGGTATCTTGGCAACAGCACGGAGACCCCATCGACCTATCAGAGGGCGGCTTCCTACTGACCAATGACGGCTTTACGTCTCGTCTGAAGGTGGGCCGGGTGGACAGGGCGGTACACCAAGGTCCCTACAGCTGTGTGACGTCATCGCCCATTTACCCAAATCGCACCAAATCTTTTGAAGTCACCGTCACAG acaAGACCCTTCAGTTCCAGACAGACCTGATCTTTCCTATGATAGCAGGCCTGGTGGTGATAGGCTGTACCACATTGCTCGCCATCATCTCTCGCTGGAGTTGGATCACACAG TGCTGCAAGTAG